A region of the Melitaea cinxia chromosome 1, ilMelCinx1.1, whole genome shotgun sequence genome:
cCCTTTTCTtgattttgtacaaaaattctatatgaaaacaatatctgaattacatattatataaactaaattggttttaattataaaatccaATCATGGCATTCATACATATCGTTCTTTTCATCATATAAAAGTCACTCACTTCAAAAGAGTTTCACATCTCGTCTCTGGCGAGAGCGAGATCCGAGGCGAAGGCCCGCTAACCGAAAACATACGAGTACAACACAGTCAGCAGCAGTCCCAGCACCACGGGGAATTTCCAGGAACTGAGGAAGCTATCATTCGTTGCCTCAGTATTGTCGCTAGAGGAGCTCCAGAGCGACTTCTGCTTTTTGCTCTCTGTCTTGTCTTCGTCGACCAGCTCCCCGATGCAGTACTTCTTCATCATCTCCTTGGCGTCAATGCTGTGACCGACATCGTCGAAGTCCTCACTGGCGTCCTTGCCGATGACGTTGAGCAGCACCTCGTGCCCGCCGGGGTGGTCGTCGAGGAACTTAGTCACGTCGTAGACCAGGTTGTCGATGATGAACACCGCATCCTTCTTGGTGTTCCGCTCGGAGATCTCCTTGCGCGAGAATCGTTTTTGTTCTGGTTTCTGTTCCGTCATCGTGTCGCGTGTGGTCGGCTGGCGAGCTTCGTACTCGGCGAGCTACTGCGGCCGCTGGCAGGACCGTCTCTACTAGACACCTGCCGACACTATCGCGTTATCTCTGTGTAAATGTTCGCGAAGCATTCGTCACCGCAACTCAGCGCAGAGCGCTTGCGTTGCAGAAAATAACAAGTTCGTCGAtgtcttaaatatataaaaaatattgaaaatagggtgcttataataataacattaacaaCAAGAaactgtgtatgtatgtatgttttttaaaaggtCGTATGTTAATTCATATTATACTAACCGTAATTTTCATCATAAATTGCGTTTAAATCGCTCCAGAGAAGTAAATTGCATTAACGCATGGgtttatagaatttatttttgtaaataattataattatttatttacttaggattaccagtaattcttatacaataatataatgataatgctttatttattaaaatattgacttACAATATTGAGTTCCCTAGTTCTTGTGAGAGGTAAAAGCCTGTGCCACAGTGAACCAGCGTGCTCTTCGATTATTTATCCCTTAATTATACAAAAGAGAGCTTAAgcattatctaatatataaaattctcgtgtcgcggtgtttgtagttaaactcctccgaaacggcttgaccgattctcatgatattttgtgtgcatattgggtaggtctgagaatcaacaaaatctatttttcatccctctaaatgttaagggtagtccacccctaacttttattttttatttttagataaattatttatttgttattttattatgatttggggttgaaaaatacacacaaccttaaattttcacccttctaccaacaacccctatttttaaatagcgtttagcggcaagataacgtttgccgagtcagctagtaaatacatacaataaaataagcttaatattattaaatacaatacagCTAAATGTTACAATTTCTTAAAGTGACGAGTACTTTTAACCGACTgccaaaaaagggggaggttctcaattttattgtataaattgtaGCCCGTTGGCCCAGTTTGTAGTggtttctgttccgcgggttgcgggttcgattcc
Encoded here:
- the LOC123663541 gene encoding cytochrome b5-like, with product MTEQKPEQKRFSRKEISERNTKKDAVFIIDNLVYDVTKFLDDHPGGHEVLLNVIGKDASEDFDDVGHSIDAKEMMKKYCIGELVDEDKTESKKQKSLWSSSSDNTEATNDSFLSSWKFPVVLGLLLTVLYSYVFG